In the genome of Raphanus sativus cultivar WK10039 chromosome 4, ASM80110v3, whole genome shotgun sequence, one region contains:
- the LOC108852574 gene encoding cold-regulated protein 28-like: MENNYEVNIVSLETDRDAEAAAESQSESSSLSNSLESRGDDADSNLGEWTNERHSSYLDSLENSFVRQLYSLLGREETRSVSRTRYVQSDSHKSTGQVRNGCRHKVNFGKKRAYLATSSVYTIGNADQGNVLRKAFTRTSTRNSLGHESPARCDAEASGQNFREVVGEKGCNSGLSRKRRREANYDESSLNDQVVP, translated from the exons ATGGAGAACAATTACGAGGTGAATATTGTTTCTCTCGAGACGGATCGCGATGCGGAAGCGGCGGCTGAATCGCAGAGCGAGTCGTCGTCTCTATCGAACTCGCTCGAGTCGCGTGGCGATGATGCGGATTCGAAtctg GGTGAATGGACGAATGAGAGACACAGCTCTTATCTTGATTCTTTGGAGAACTCGTTTGTTAGGCAGCTGTATTCCTTGCTAGGAAGAGAGGAGACTCGGAGTGTCTCTAGAACTCGTTATGTGCAGTCTGACTCTCACAAATCGACTGGTCAGGTTCGAAATGGTTGCCGTCACAAGGTTAACTTTGGAAAGAAACGAGCTTATTTAGCAACGTCATCCGTTTATACCATTGGGAATGCTGACCAAGGAAACGTATTGCGCAAGGCTTTTACTAGAACATCTACGAGAAACTCTCTGGGGCATGAGAGTCCAGCTCGATGCGATGCAG AGGCATCAGGGCAGAACTTCAGAGAAGTAGTAGGAGAGAAGGGATGCAACTCAGGTCTCTCTAGGAAACGCAGAAGAGAAGCTAACTACGACGAGAGTTCATTGAATGATCAg GTTGTGCCGTAA
- the LOC108854094 gene encoding LOW QUALITY PROTEIN: pollen-specific leucine-rich repeat extensin-like protein 4 (The sequence of the model RefSeq protein was modified relative to this genomic sequence to represent the inferred CDS: inserted 1 base in 1 codon; deleted 2 bases in 1 codon), with translation MPFYKQPWVFSKVSVLAMAKPPSFVCCIFLLFFFFLSSSFVAFALTDTEAAFIVQRQLLTLPANGELPDDIEYEVDLKATFANTRLKRAYIALQAWKKAFFXDPFNTTGNWHGPHVCGYNGVVCAPALDDPDVTVVAGVDLNGADIAGHLPAELGLMTDVALFHLNSNRFCGIIPKSFEKLKLMHEFDVSNNRFVGPFPDVVLAWPDVKFIDLRFNDFEGQVPSELFKKELDAIFLNNNRFTSTIPESLGESPATVVSFANNKFTGCIPKSIGNMKNLNEVVFMDNKLGGCFPSEIGKLSNVTLFDASKNTFIGRLPTSFVGLTGVEEFDISHNKLTGLVADNICKLPNLVNFTYSYNYFNGQGSSCVPGGSQKEIELDDTRNCLPHRPDQRSAQECAVVINRPVDCSKDKCAGGGSSTPSRTSPAHEPSPVPTPVHEPSPVPTTPVHKPSPVPSTPVYKPSPVHKPSPVPTRPVHKPQPPKESPQPDDPFDQSPVSKRRSPPPPHQSQPPVVFSPPPTPVSSPPLPSPPPPVYSPPPPPPPVHSPPPPPVHSPPPPVHSPPPPVHSPPPPVHSPPPPVHSPPPPVHSPPPPVHSPPPPVHSPPPPVHSPPPPVHSPPPPVLSPPPPVHSPPPPPPPVHSPPPPVHSPPPPPPPVHSPPPPVHSPPPPVHSPPPPVHSPPPPVLSPPPPVHSPPPPPVYSPPPPVFSPPPPPVHSPPPPVHSPPPPVHSPPPPPVNSPPPPVEKKESPLAQAPAPSDEFIIPPFVGHQYASPPPPMFPGY, from the exons ATGCCCTTCTATAAACAGCCTTGGGTCTTTTCCAAGGTTTCTGTTTTAGCCATGGCTAAACCTCCTTCCTTTGTGTGTTGCATCTtcctcttattcttcttctttttgtcctcCTCCTTTGTCGCATTTGCCCTAACCGATACAGAGGCCGCCTTCATCGTGCAGCGACAGCTCTTGACATTACCAGCAAACGGTGAACTTCCTGATGATATTGAATACGAGGTTGATCTCAAGGCTACATTTGCAAACACAAGGCTTAAAAGAGCTTACATAGCTCTTCAAGCTTGGAAAAAGGCATTCT CAGACCCGTTTAACACCACAGGAAACTGGCATGGACCTCACGTGTGCGGCTACAACGGTGTGGTCTGTGCACCGGCTCTTGATGATCCTGATGTCACAGTTGTAGCTGGTGTTGACCTCAACGGTGCTGATATCGCAGGGCATTTGCCTGCTGAGCTTGGTTTGATGACAGATGTTGCTTTGTTCCATTTGAATTCTAACCGGTTTTGTGGTATCATTCCTAAGAGTTTTGAGAAGTTGAAGCTGATGCATGAATTCGATGTCAGTAATAACCGTTTTGTTGGACCTTTCCCTGACGTCGTTCTTGCATGGCCTGATGTTAAATTCATTGACCTTAGGTTCAATGATTTTGAAGGTCAAGTCCCTTCCGAGCTGTTCAAGAAAGAGCTAGACGCTATTTTCTTGAACAACAATAGATTCACCTCGACGATTCCTGAATCTCTAGGAGAATCTCCGGCCACGGTTGTGAGTTTCGCTAACAATAAATTTACCGGATGTATTCCTAAAAGTATTGGAAACATGAAGAATCTCAACGAGGTTGTCTTTATGGACAACAAGTTGGGCGGTTGTTTCCCATCTGAAATCGGAAAGCTATCGAATGTGACGCTTTTCGATGCGAGCAAGAACACGTTCATTGGTCGTCTCCCGACAAGTTTTGTCGGGTTAACGGGTGTGGAGGAATTTGATATCTCCCACAATAAACTGACTGGATTAGTAGCGGATAACATTTGCAAGTTGCCTAATTTGGTGAACTTCACTTACTCCTACAATTATTTCAATGGACAAGGTAGTTCGTGTGTACCAGGTGGTAGTCAGAAGGAGATTGAATTGGACGACACACGTAATTGCTTACCTCATCGACCTGACCAACGGTCCGCCCAGGAATGTGCGGTTGTGATTAACCGTCCGGTTGATTGTAGCAAGGACAAATGCGCTGGTGGCGGCTCATCTACTCCGTCGAGAACATCGCCGGCTCACGAGCCATCGCCAGTTCCAACGCCGGTTCACGAGCCATCGCCAGTTCCAACTACGCCAGTTCACAAGCCATCGCCAGTGCCATCTACACCTGTTTACAAACCATCACCAGTTCACAAACCCTCTCCAGTTCCAACTCGACCGGTTCATAAACCACAACCACCAAAAGAGTCACCCCAGCCGGATGATCCTTTCGATCAATCTCCAGTGAGTAAGCGACGCAGTCCTCCTCCACCTCATCAATCCCAACCTCCGGTGGTTTTCTCTCCTCCACCAACTCCGGTAAGctctcctcctcttccttcaccaccaccaccagtttactctccaccaccacctcctccaccagTCCACtcgccaccaccaccgccgGTACATTCTCCGCCACCGCCAGTccactctccaccaccaccggttcACTCTCCTCCACCGCCGGTCCACTCTCCTCCACCGCCGGTccactctccaccaccaccggttcactctccaccaccaccggttcACTCTCCACCACCGCCGGTTCACTCTCCTCCACCGCCGGTTCACTCTCCTCCACCGCCGGTacactctccaccaccaccagttctttctccaccaccaccggttcACTCTCCgccaccacctcctccaccagttcactctccaccaccaccggttcACTCTCCgccaccacctcctccaccagTTCACTCTCCTCCACCACCGGTTCACTCTCCGCCACCTCCAGTCCACTCTCCACCCCCACCGGTTCACTCTCCGCCACCTCCCGTC CTCTCACCCCCACCGCCAGTCCACTCCCCACCACCTCCGCCTGTGTACTCTCCTCCACCACCTGTCttttcaccaccaccaccaccggtacATTCCCCGCCGCCACCAGTCCATTCGCCACCTCCACCTGTTCACTCGCCACCACCTCCTCCGGTTAACTCGCCGCCGCCACCGGTGGAAAAGAAAGAGTCTCCGCTGGCACAAGCACCAGCTCCAAGTGATGAATTCATCATACCACCCTTCGTCGGCCACCAATACGCATCGCCACCACCTCCAATGTTTCCTGGCTACTAA
- the LOC108853146 gene encoding uncharacterized protein LOC108853146 codes for MLIKRIEICIELLKIGMEFVVRVAEAVQIAWRQHLNHRTPMPPPPLLPHGISTSYHSPFLFGFLP; via the coding sequence atGCTGATAAAAAGGATAGAGATTTGTATAGAGCTTCTGAAGATAGGAATGGAGTTCGTCGTACGGGTGGCGGAAGCCGTCCAGATTGCCTGGCGGCAACACCTCAATCACCGTACTCCTATGCCTCCTCCGCCTCTCCTTCCCCATGGCATTTCCACTTCTTACCATTCTCCATTCCTCTTTGGATTTCTCccttga